The sequence TCCTCCAAATGGTACAAGCATATCGAGGGTTGTAACAGAATACAGTGGGGTGGCGGGATCATACTGGAGACCAACAATTATACCTGAGAGAACGGAAATGTACAGCGAGAGAAGTGAGAATTCACCCCAACGTATATCTTCAAATGTTTTTCTGATCAGTTTCACAGGCTAACTCTTGAATCGGTCAAATAATGACAATGTATCCACCATTGTCCTTTAGTCTCTCAACTTTATAGCGAGGCAAAGGCTTTTTTGCAGGGCCATGGAGTACCAGGCCTTCTTTGGAAAATCGGCTTTGGTGGCAGGGACATTCGAGAAGGTTGTCCTTTTCGTGGAAATTGACAGTACACCCTAGATGCGTGCATTTTCTTGAAAGCGCCCATGCGTCTGTACCAGTGTCAAAAAGCACAAAGTCGGGGCCAAGGTGAAAGCCACCTGCTGGCAGGGGGGAGGCAATTTCAACAATTCGCGGTTTACGGGGAATTGAATAGCCAATGAAACGGACAATAGGGTAGAGGGCTGCAATGCTTGCGCAAAGAAGAAGGAATCTGCGTTTGGTCGTCAAGTGTTTTTGGGGGGCAGGACATGTCATAGAATGTTCAGGATGGAAAGAAAACCAGCCACAGTCAGGTAAATGCGGCGAGAAGTCGCTGGTTGACATGTTCTGGAACAAGTTCGCAGACATCTCCTCCATGTCTTGCTGCATCTTTGATAATAGAA comes from Desulfocapsa sulfexigens DSM 10523 and encodes:
- a CDS encoding ubiquinol-cytochrome c reductase iron-sulfur subunit, translating into MTCPAPQKHLTTKRRFLLLCASIAALYPIVRFIGYSIPRKPRIVEIASPLPAGGFHLGPDFVLFDTGTDAWALSRKCTHLGCTVNFHEKDNLLECPCHQSRFSKEGLVLHGPAKKPLPRYKVERLKDNGGYIVII